Proteins from one Parasteatoda tepidariorum isolate YZ-2023 chromosome 4, CAS_Ptep_4.0, whole genome shotgun sequence genomic window:
- the LOC107445114 gene encoding zinc finger protein 684-like: MYTCEHCEYSSSRKDNVITHQAKHNKSRSFICSFCQKKFSYKTSAAIGFTKKSVNHPEGGKISVFVCSFCSYTSLQLSHIRSHQMPLPASSEKFYVDLMVVN; encoded by the exons atgtatacatgTGAACATTGTGAATACTCTTCTTCTAGAAAAGATAATGTAATCACTCACCAAGCTAAACACAATAAAAGTCGTTCTTTCATCTGTTCTTTCTGCCAAAAGAAATTCTCTTACAAAACAA gTGCCGCTATTGGTTTCACAAAAAAGTCAGTAAATCATCCTGAGGGTGGCAAAATATCAGTGTTTGTGTGCTCATTTTGCAGCTATACCAGTCTTCAATTGTCTCACATTCGCTCTCACCAA ATGCCTCTGCCAGCTTCATCAGAAAAGTTTTATGTCGACCTGATGGTGGTCAATTGA